One genomic window of Metopolophium dirhodum isolate CAU chromosome 4, ASM1992520v1, whole genome shotgun sequence includes the following:
- the LOC132943318 gene encoding uncharacterized protein LOC132943318: MAEDCSYCSCSMTAGDSYCSCDRSIVYVLDLATPRFEIGVRQSPPTDGGELSSKRQSRAYRSMMTAVGETDVVANSAARKRFAASAEALHRSPADHHCGQAPPAPQEQNSRSEVVPSADRDSCSATDGPDLQATDQQAHDSQTTDPQAPDLRPNEFQITDQLQKYNFCATYDPHVANYYANDFFAVITPNASDDFDAVDLTGDDYYRQRSVDFGGWEERAPADSAQARSLENGTWGTRVQAAGDGQKEKGSLWTRFKKYVSHGLCCQQH; this comes from the coding sequence ATGGCGGAAGATTGCAGCTACTGCAGTTGCAGCATGACAGCGGGCGACAGCTACTGCAGTTGCGATCGATCGATCGTTTACGTGCTCGATTTGGCGACTCCGCGGTTCGAAATCGGTGTCCGACAATCACCGCCGACGGACGGCGGCGAACTGTCGTCGAAGAGGCAAAGTCGTGCGTACAGATCGATGATGACCGCGGTCGGAGAAACGGACGTGGTCGCCAATTCCGCGGCTCGGAAACGATTTGCGGCCAGCGCGGAAGCGTTGCATCGCTCGCCGGCGGACCATCACTGCGGGCAAGCCCCCCCAGCCCCGCAGGAGCAGAACAGTCGCAGTGAGGTAGTTCCGTCGGCCGACCGAGACTCCTGCAGCGCTACCGATGGTCCCGACTTGCAGGCGACCGATCAGCAAGCACACGACTCGCAGACGACCGATCCGCAAGCTCCTGACTTGCGTCCTAACGAGTTTCAGATTACCGATCAGCTGCAAAAGTACAACTTTTGCGCAACCTATGACCCTCACGTTGCTAATTACTATGCTAACGACTTCTTCGCGGTCATCACGCCGAATGCTAGTGACGACTTTGACGCGGTGGACTTGACAGGAGACGACTACTACCGCCAGAGATCCGTTGACTTTGGTGGCTGGGAAGAACGTGCGCCCGCTGACTCAGCGCAGGCTCGATCTCTGGAAAACGGGACGTGGGGGACCAGGGTGCAGGCTGCAGGAGATGGCCAGAAGGAGAAAGGTTCGCTATGGACGAGGTTCAAAAAGTACGTAAGTCACGGACTGTGCTGTCAACAACATTAG